From a single Devosia litorisediminis genomic region:
- a CDS encoding ABC transporter ATP-binding protein, with protein sequence MAQVRLDKVSKSYGKLETVHAIDLEIAHNEFVVLVGPSGCGKSTTLRMIAGLEEITGGTISIGDRVVNDLPPRARNISMVFQSYALYPHMTVRDNLGFGLKIANMAEAEITKRVDDAADILGLGPYMDRLPANLSGGQRQRVAMGRAIVRNPDVFLFDEPLSNLDAKLRGQMRVEIKKLHQRVKTTVIYVTHDQVEAMTLADRIVIMRDGDIEQIGTPSEVFEQPANVFVAGFIGSPPMNLLDAVVSNGKARLSDGLEVPLPAGLPVSQSQQIVLGFRPESLAPKGHALHGDGAAMPLQRNVIIAEPLGTETIIFVEMGGIDVQGKMLNPRVVAPGETLDFTLDLTRLHVFDKASGKRVVA encoded by the coding sequence GTGGCACAGGTTCGTCTGGACAAGGTCAGCAAAAGCTATGGCAAACTGGAGACGGTGCACGCCATCGATCTGGAGATTGCCCACAACGAATTCGTGGTTCTGGTGGGGCCTTCGGGCTGCGGCAAGTCCACCACGCTGCGCATGATCGCGGGGCTCGAGGAAATCACCGGGGGCACGATTTCGATCGGCGACCGGGTGGTCAACGACCTGCCGCCGCGTGCGCGCAACATCTCCATGGTGTTCCAGAGCTACGCGCTCTATCCGCATATGACGGTGCGCGACAATCTTGGCTTCGGGCTCAAGATCGCCAATATGGCCGAGGCCGAAATCACCAAGCGCGTCGATGACGCCGCCGATATTCTCGGCCTCGGCCCCTATATGGATCGCCTGCCGGCCAACCTGTCGGGCGGTCAGCGCCAGCGTGTCGCCATGGGCCGTGCCATTGTGCGCAATCCCGATGTGTTCCTGTTCGACGAACCGCTTTCCAACCTGGACGCCAAGCTGCGCGGCCAGATGCGTGTCGAGATCAAGAAGCTGCACCAGCGGGTCAAGACCACGGTGATCTACGTTACCCATGATCAGGTCGAAGCCATGACGCTGGCCGACCGTATCGTGATCATGCGCGACGGCGATATCGAGCAGATCGGCACGCCCAGCGAAGTGTTCGAACAGCCCGCCAATGTGTTCGTCGCCGGCTTTATCGGCAGCCCGCCCATGAACCTGCTCGATGCCGTGGTCAGCAATGGCAAGGCCCGGCTCAGCGACGGGCTCGAAGTGCCGCTGCCAGCGGGTCTGCCAGTCAGCCAATCCCAGCAAATCGTGCTCGGCTTCCGGCCCGAGAGTCTTGCGCCCAAGGGTCATGCGCTGCATGGCGATGGGGCAGCCATGCCGCTGCAGCGCAATGTCATCATCGCCGAGCCGCTGGGCACAGAGACCATTATCTTCGTCGAAATGGGCGGTATTGACGTGCAGGGCAAAATGCTCAATCCGCGCGTCGTCGCCCCGGGCGAGACGCTCGATTTCACCCTCGATCTGACCCGCCTGCATGTCTTTGACAAAGCATCCGGCAAGCGCGTGGTCGCCTAG